The sequence GCATCGAAAAGGTGTTGTATTCAACAGCTACACTCAACATCGTCTCTTTCAGTTTACGAGAGATACCGCCTGGCATGAATTCTTAACCGCCGGTATTGTCCCTCTCAATCCAGGACTGGAACCGGATGAGAGGTTGGGACCGCTATCGATGCTGCCTGTTTTCTATAACGTCTATGTGCCGGCGGTTATCCGATAGCAGGCACTGTTTCTCGTCATTTCTATCGAGTCCGAACATAATCTGTTTGGCAGTGGTCATAGGGTATGCGAGGGCCGGGGCGGGTGCCAAACCCGCCCGCCGACTGTGTTCGGCAGCGCTGTATCAGTTCTCGGAAGACCAATCAATAACCACGTAAACATCGTCGTCGATGATTTCAACCGGGTACGTTGCGATGCGCAACCCAACCGGCGGCACGATACTCTTCCCACTACGCACATCGTAAGTCCACCCGTGCCACGGACAGGTCACGGTGTGTTCAATAAGTACGCCTGCAGAAAGAGGACCGCCTTCGTGGCGACAACTGTCGCTAAAGGCGTAAATGGTTCCCTGCACGTTAGCCAGTCCAATTGGGAGGCCATCAATATCGATATAGCGCATAGAACCAGGCGGTAATTCACTGCGATGACAGACTTTGAAGCGTTCCATCTTCTCAACTCATTTTGGCTCGATCACCACCAATGCTCATCTGATCAGGTGAGGAGGAAGTTCCTATCCCCAACCGTGTGAGTGAGGTATAGTTTATCGCAAGTGGGCATGTCTTGGATGGGTTGGTTCTTGCGTTATCAGACGTGATAAAACTGTTCATCGCCCACGACGGAGCGGATTGCTAGGGGTGAATTGGGAACTTGACCTTCCCCATTTTTCTATCTCTTTTTTCACTTCTCATTGCAGGGGCGGTATAATACGCTATAATGTTCATTATCAGTCTAAATCTTTACGTGTTGCCACAA comes from Chloroflexus sp. Y-396-1 and encodes:
- a CDS encoding non-heme iron oxygenase ferredoxin subunit; the encoded protein is MERFKVCHRSELPPGSMRYIDIDGLPIGLANVQGTIYAFSDSCRHEGGPLSAGVLIEHTVTCPWHGWTYDVRSGKSIVPPVGLRIATYPVEIIDDDVYVVIDWSSEN